In Gemmata obscuriglobus, a single genomic region encodes these proteins:
- the trpC gene encoding indole-3-glycerol phosphate synthase TrpC, which produces MNPKPTILDRIVETKRREVETARAAVPEGELARRADDAAPTRDFKSAIRRLGMITLIAEVKKASPSAGVIRADFDPVRIATTYEEHGAAAISVLTDVEYFQGSLEYLTAVKAAVKCPVLRKDFIIDRYQLLEARCAGADAVLLIAECLPGNQLAQLQKEAVALGLHTLVELHDADQVSRVIDSGAAIIGINNRDLRTFETRLEHTLDLLTQIPVDRVVVSESGIKTHADLVRLGAAGARAVLVGESLMRASDIGAALDALRGGTAG; this is translated from the coding sequence ATGAACCCGAAGCCGACCATTCTCGACCGCATCGTCGAAACCAAGCGCCGCGAGGTCGAGACCGCGAGAGCGGCCGTGCCGGAGGGCGAACTCGCGCGCCGGGCCGACGACGCGGCCCCGACTCGCGACTTCAAAAGCGCGATCCGGCGCCTCGGGATGATTACCCTCATCGCGGAGGTGAAGAAGGCGTCGCCGTCCGCGGGTGTGATCCGGGCCGACTTCGATCCGGTGCGCATCGCCACCACCTACGAAGAACACGGCGCCGCCGCGATCAGCGTTCTCACCGATGTGGAATACTTCCAGGGCAGCCTTGAGTATCTCACCGCCGTGAAGGCCGCGGTGAAGTGCCCGGTGCTGCGGAAGGACTTCATCATCGACCGTTACCAACTGCTCGAAGCTCGGTGCGCGGGCGCGGATGCGGTGCTGTTGATCGCGGAGTGCCTGCCGGGGAATCAACTTGCGCAGCTTCAGAAGGAAGCCGTTGCGCTCGGGTTGCACACGCTGGTCGAACTGCACGACGCGGATCAGGTGTCGCGGGTGATCGACTCGGGCGCCGCGATCATCGGCATCAACAACCGCGACCTGCGCACGTTCGAGACGCGCCTGGAACACACCCTCGACCTGTTGACGCAAATCCCGGTGGACCGCGTCGTGGTGAGCGAGAGCGGCATCAAGACGCACGCCGATCTGGTACGCCTGGGGGCTGCCGGGGCGCGGGCGGTGCTGGTGGGCGAGTCGCTGATGCGCGCCAGCGACATCGGCGCGGCACTCGACGCTCTGCGGGGCGGGACGGCGGGCTGA
- a CDS encoding glycosyltransferase family 87 protein, with the protein MNLSSPPPAPDYVIPARFWAWLGTPRAVSGLLWLAALVSAGVIAYRAYTWFDDSPLLPTERHRGDGNGGHAQIDFGGQWLMGRMLVTGHGQELYHRQRQWEVLREGYPERAETPLQRVGPRTDHYLITAPRPGEHFAHDADNLMGWFMGTDNDPVREWRISGGAGVAPLPVPCGDQFTGVALAAHADAQATSELVTTVQKPSIGGPLYPPVHALFYAPLGLIDDPQRAYRVLQGFSVLVVFAAGLAVNLLTRGRIWWSAATLGLLLFPGTRGAVDLGQNPALSLCIVLWGWVLATRGRPVAGGMVWGLFAFKPVWGLAFFLVPLLLRQWRFCAAMVLTGAALGALTLPFVGLHSWFDWLEVGKEATELYKVNENWIHLSRDLQGIPRRILHDFTLPEKERDKPLTNRLAWGLWGVVFGGTVLVYLRRGDRTKLTGLSAGMLFLGAYLTCFHFMYYDVLLSAVPLVLLLADPRRHFRTSTFEITPAPSEPPLPPDSRGLPSAGREPAMFGARMLGYVNSFPLTALALLYLIENSLSGLDLNATVGVGFFASPAADATTLSTPQVKVNTGIRSPLDTYVLLALWGWCAWRVARWDETSDGP; encoded by the coding sequence GTGAACCTCTCCTCCCCCCCGCCCGCTCCCGATTACGTCATCCCGGCGCGGTTCTGGGCGTGGCTCGGCACGCCGCGGGCCGTTTCCGGGCTGCTGTGGCTCGCGGCGCTCGTGTCCGCCGGCGTCATCGCGTACCGCGCGTACACGTGGTTCGACGACTCCCCCCTGCTGCCGACCGAGCGGCACCGGGGCGACGGTAACGGCGGACACGCGCAGATCGACTTCGGCGGCCAGTGGCTCATGGGCCGGATGCTCGTCACCGGGCACGGTCAGGAGTTGTACCACCGCCAGCGCCAGTGGGAAGTGTTGCGCGAGGGCTACCCCGAACGGGCCGAAACCCCGCTTCAGCGGGTCGGCCCGCGGACCGATCACTACCTCATCACCGCGCCCCGCCCGGGGGAGCACTTCGCGCACGACGCCGACAACCTGATGGGTTGGTTCATGGGGACCGACAACGACCCCGTGCGCGAGTGGCGGATCTCGGGCGGGGCCGGTGTGGCACCGCTGCCAGTGCCGTGCGGCGACCAGTTCACCGGGGTCGCGCTCGCGGCGCACGCCGACGCGCAGGCCACGAGCGAACTCGTAACGACGGTCCAGAAGCCGTCGATCGGCGGCCCCCTGTACCCGCCGGTCCACGCGCTCTTCTACGCCCCGCTCGGGCTGATCGATGACCCGCAGCGCGCGTATCGGGTGCTCCAGGGGTTCAGTGTCCTCGTGGTGTTCGCGGCCGGGTTGGCCGTGAATCTGCTCACCCGCGGCCGCATCTGGTGGTCGGCCGCGACCCTGGGGCTGCTGCTGTTCCCCGGCACGCGCGGGGCCGTCGACCTGGGACAGAACCCGGCGCTGTCGCTCTGCATTGTGCTGTGGGGCTGGGTGCTGGCGACCCGCGGGCGCCCGGTGGCGGGCGGGATGGTGTGGGGGCTGTTCGCGTTCAAGCCGGTGTGGGGGCTGGCGTTCTTCCTCGTCCCCCTGCTGCTGCGGCAGTGGCGGTTCTGCGCCGCGATGGTGCTGACCGGGGCGGCACTCGGCGCGCTGACGCTCCCGTTCGTCGGGTTGCACAGTTGGTTCGACTGGCTGGAAGTGGGCAAGGAGGCGACCGAACTCTACAAGGTGAACGAAAACTGGATTCACCTGAGCCGCGACCTCCAAGGCATCCCCCGGCGCATCCTGCACGACTTCACCTTACCCGAAAAGGAGCGCGACAAGCCACTAACGAACAGGCTAGCGTGGGGCTTGTGGGGCGTGGTGTTCGGGGGCACGGTACTCGTTTATCTGCGCCGCGGCGACCGCACGAAGCTGACCGGACTGAGCGCCGGGATGCTGTTCCTGGGCGCGTACCTGACGTGCTTCCACTTCATGTACTACGACGTGCTGCTGTCCGCGGTGCCGCTGGTGCTGCTGCTCGCCGACCCGCGGCGTCACTTCCGCACGTCCACGTTCGAGATCACGCCGGCCCCAAGCGAGCCGCCACTCCCACCCGACAGCCGCGGGTTACCCTCTGCGGGCAGGGAACCCGCGATGTTCGGTGCGCGAATGCTGGGGTACGTGAACTCGTTCCCGCTGACGGCGTTGGCGCTGTTGTACCTGATCGAGAACTCGTTGAGCGGACTGGACCTGAATGCGACGGTGGGGGTGGGCTTCTTCGCATCCCCCGCAGCCGACGCGACGACCCTGAGCACCCCGCAGGTGAAAGTCAACACGGGGATCCGCTCGCCGCTCGACACGTACGTGCTACTTGCGTTGTGGGGTTGGTGTGCGTGGCGAGTTGCACGGTGGGATGAGACTTCGGACGGTCCGTAG
- a CDS encoding sodium:solute symporter family transporter: protein MPQLLPLDLAIVGVYVLGMTLLGVWFTRAQKDLRTYFVGGRNIGWFMVLVSIVATETSAVTFLSVPGLSFNPAGGNFTFLQLSFGYIIGRCLVAWLLLPQYMNGELFSAYQVLKERFDPSVQRVASGLFLLTRTVADGLRIFLTALLLQFVLGGVTPAIIVVGVVTIVYTYLGGMKAVIWTDLIQFIIKIAGAVLAGVFVLKLLPGGWDQFLTEGEAVGKFRLIDAEFRPTVALNIWAGVIGGAVFSMASHGADQLMVQRYLCAKSLGQARLALVLSGFVVLAQFLLFLAVGVGMYLLLEGGQFPEAAGKRNDEVFGLFIVTKLPTGVVGVLVAAVLAAAMSTLSSSLNSSANAVVTDFYRPLRPNRGEGHYVLLSRVMTAAWGLAQMGVAYGAYKAGGNKSVVEQVLAVAGFTTGLLLGLFLLGSTKRFVQSWAALTGLVCGFATVFAVWLPSSGITADLPVPSFYKGALIAWPWFAPIGAGTTVLVALALQVIAYCVTWRRKRGTSVA, encoded by the coding sequence ATGCCGCAACTCTTACCGCTCGATCTCGCTATCGTCGGGGTGTACGTCCTCGGGATGACGCTCCTCGGCGTGTGGTTCACCCGCGCGCAGAAGGACCTGCGCACCTACTTCGTCGGCGGGCGCAATATCGGCTGGTTCATGGTGCTCGTGTCCATCGTCGCCACCGAGACGAGTGCCGTCACGTTCCTGAGCGTCCCCGGTCTGTCGTTCAACCCCGCGGGCGGGAACTTCACCTTCCTGCAGTTGTCGTTCGGGTACATCATCGGGCGGTGCCTGGTCGCGTGGCTGCTGCTGCCGCAGTACATGAACGGCGAGCTTTTTAGCGCGTACCAGGTGCTCAAGGAGCGGTTCGACCCGTCCGTGCAGCGGGTGGCCAGCGGGCTGTTCCTCCTCACCCGGACCGTTGCGGACGGGCTCCGCATCTTCCTCACCGCGCTGCTGCTCCAGTTCGTGCTCGGCGGGGTGACGCCGGCGATTATTGTTGTGGGCGTGGTCACGATCGTTTACACCTACCTCGGCGGCATGAAGGCCGTCATTTGGACCGACCTGATCCAGTTCATCATCAAGATCGCCGGGGCGGTCCTCGCGGGCGTGTTCGTGCTGAAGCTCCTGCCGGGCGGGTGGGACCAGTTCCTGACCGAAGGGGAGGCCGTTGGGAAGTTCCGGCTCATCGACGCGGAGTTCCGGCCCACCGTTGCCCTGAACATCTGGGCCGGGGTAATCGGCGGGGCGGTGTTCTCGATGGCCAGCCACGGCGCCGACCAACTCATGGTCCAGCGCTACCTGTGCGCGAAGTCGCTCGGGCAGGCCCGGCTCGCGCTGGTGCTGAGCGGGTTCGTGGTGCTCGCCCAGTTCCTGCTGTTTCTCGCGGTCGGCGTCGGGATGTACCTGTTGTTAGAGGGCGGACAGTTCCCGGAGGCCGCCGGGAAGCGGAACGACGAGGTGTTCGGGCTGTTCATCGTGACGAAGCTCCCGACCGGCGTGGTCGGGGTGCTGGTCGCCGCGGTGCTGGCCGCGGCGATGTCCACGCTGTCGTCGTCGCTGAACAGCTCGGCGAACGCGGTGGTGACCGACTTCTACCGGCCGCTGCGGCCGAACCGGGGGGAAGGGCACTACGTGCTGCTTTCGCGTGTGATGACCGCGGCGTGGGGGCTGGCGCAGATGGGAGTGGCTTACGGCGCGTACAAGGCGGGCGGGAACAAGAGCGTGGTCGAGCAGGTGCTCGCGGTCGCCGGGTTCACGACCGGACTCCTACTCGGATTGTTCCTTCTGGGTAGTACAAAACGGTTTGTTCAATCCTGGGCCGCACTGACGGGTCTGGTGTGCGGTTTTGCAACGGTGTTTGCGGTGTGGCTCCCGTCGTCCGGAATAACTGCGGACCTGCCGGTGCCCTCCTTCTATAAGGGGGCGCTGATCGCGTGGCCGTGGTTCGCCCCGATCGGTGCTGGAACGACGGTGCTGGTCGCGCTCGCGTTGCAAGTGATCGCGTACTGTGTCACCTGGCGCCGCAAACGCGGCACGTCCGTTGCATAG
- the dapF gene encoding diaminopimelate epimerase: MQFTKMHGLGNDYVYVDCVRQKPPADPAALARAVSDRHFGIGSDGLILICPSEKADARMRMFNADGSESEMCGNGVRCVAKFVHDRGIATKPRLKIETGRGVLTLDLEVRAGKAERVRVNMGEPILESAKIPTTLPGAPPVNAKLVCAAPTPWEVTCVSMGNPHAVIYCDDVAKVELEQVGPKLEHAPEFPRRINVHFVQVHSPNEVTMRTWERGSGVTLACGTGACSVCVAGVLTHRTGRKLLAHLPGGDLELEWSETDNCVYMTGPATEVFTGEWPTA; this comes from the coding sequence ATGCAGTTCACGAAGATGCACGGCCTCGGCAACGACTACGTGTACGTCGATTGCGTGCGCCAGAAGCCCCCCGCCGACCCCGCCGCGCTCGCGCGGGCGGTCAGCGACCGGCACTTCGGTATCGGGTCCGACGGCCTCATCCTGATCTGCCCGAGCGAAAAAGCCGACGCCCGGATGCGGATGTTCAACGCGGACGGGTCCGAGTCCGAGATGTGCGGCAACGGGGTCCGGTGCGTGGCGAAGTTCGTCCACGACCGCGGCATCGCGACGAAGCCGCGTCTGAAGATCGAAACCGGGCGCGGGGTGCTCACCCTCGACCTCGAAGTACGAGCCGGCAAGGCCGAGCGCGTGCGCGTGAACATGGGCGAGCCGATTCTGGAGAGCGCGAAGATCCCGACGACGCTCCCGGGCGCCCCGCCGGTGAACGCGAAGCTGGTGTGCGCCGCCCCCACGCCGTGGGAGGTGACGTGCGTGTCCATGGGGAACCCGCACGCCGTGATTTACTGCGACGACGTCGCGAAGGTCGAACTCGAGCAGGTCGGCCCCAAGCTGGAACACGCGCCGGAGTTCCCGCGCCGGATCAACGTCCACTTCGTTCAGGTCCATTCGCCCAACGAGGTCACGATGCGCACGTGGGAGCGCGGGAGCGGCGTCACGCTCGCGTGCGGCACCGGGGCGTGTTCGGTGTGTGTCGCCGGGGTGCTGACCCACCGGACCGGCCGCAAGCTGCTCGCGCACCTGCCCGGCGGCGACCTGGAACTGGAGTGGTCGGAAACCGACAACTGCGTCTACATGACCGGTCCGGCCACCGAAGTGTTCACCGGCGAGTGGCCGACCGCGTGA
- a CDS encoding exo-beta-N-acetylmuramidase NamZ family protein — MPVVRSGLDLLCASDFAPLRDRRVGLVCHPASVDVRLRHAAELLAGAPGVELRALFGPEHGFHGTAQDLIGVGHADAGALRVHSLYGSTFESLKPTAEQLRGLDVLVIDLQDIGTRYYTFQATMLYCLEACAESGVAVVVLDRPNPLGGLAVEGPALRAGFESFVGPHNIATRHGLTMGELALFYQKHRVPNVQLEVIPCEGWGRDLEFERTGLPWVLPSPNMPTPDTATVYPGLCLIEGTNLSEGRGTTRPFELVGAPWLDGAELARRLEAERLPGVRFRPAWFRPTFQKFAGQDCGGVQLHVTDRANFLPVRTGLAVLAVMCALSGTRFAWRTEEYEFVSDRPAIDLLFGSDRERLALEAGASWRQVASAWDAEEADFRQVREPSLLY, encoded by the coding sequence ATGCCGGTCGTCCGGAGTGGCCTCGACCTTCTCTGCGCCTCCGATTTCGCCCCGCTCCGCGACCGCCGGGTCGGGCTCGTGTGCCACCCGGCGTCGGTGGATGTCCGGCTGCGGCACGCTGCGGAACTTCTAGCGGGGGCGCCCGGCGTTGAACTCCGCGCGCTGTTTGGCCCGGAGCACGGGTTCCACGGCACCGCGCAAGACCTCATCGGCGTCGGGCACGCGGACGCCGGCGCGCTGCGCGTCCACAGCCTTTACGGGAGCACCTTCGAGAGCCTCAAGCCGACCGCCGAACAGCTCCGCGGGCTCGACGTGCTGGTCATCGACCTTCAGGACATCGGGACGCGGTACTACACGTTTCAGGCGACGATGCTCTACTGCCTGGAGGCGTGCGCGGAGAGCGGCGTGGCGGTGGTGGTGCTGGACCGGCCGAACCCGCTCGGCGGGCTCGCGGTGGAAGGTCCCGCGCTGCGCGCGGGGTTCGAGAGCTTCGTCGGGCCGCACAACATTGCCACGCGGCACGGGCTCACGATGGGCGAACTCGCACTCTTCTATCAAAAGCACCGGGTGCCGAACGTTCAGCTCGAAGTGATTCCGTGTGAGGGCTGGGGGCGCGACCTGGAGTTCGAACGGACGGGCCTACCGTGGGTGCTTCCGTCGCCGAACATGCCCACCCCCGACACCGCGACCGTTTACCCGGGGCTGTGCCTGATCGAGGGGACCAACCTGTCCGAAGGGCGCGGGACGACGCGGCCGTTCGAGTTGGTCGGCGCGCCGTGGCTCGACGGGGCGGAACTGGCCCGGCGCCTGGAGGCCGAGCGCCTGCCCGGGGTGCGGTTCCGCCCCGCGTGGTTCCGGCCCACATTTCAGAAGTTCGCGGGGCAGGACTGCGGCGGCGTTCAGCTCCACGTCACCGACCGCGCGAACTTTTTACCGGTCCGAACAGGGTTGGCGGTTCTCGCGGTAATGTGTGCGCTGTCCGGCACGCGGTTCGCATGGCGGACCGAGGAATACGAATTCGTTTCGGACCGCCCCGCGATCGACCTGCTGTTCGGCAGCGACCGTGAACGGCTCGCGCTCGAAGCCGGCGCCTCGTGGCGCCAGGTCGCGAGCGCGTGGGACGCCGAAGAGGCCGACTTCCGCCAGGTGCGGGAGCCGTCCTTGCTCTACTGA
- a CDS encoding response regulator, protein MPNSAANGRPERFGGDVGLSAGLGTVVLFFVISGAISYLNTRTLSRGMERVARTHDTITTLEDVMSLLKDAETGQRGFVLTGDERYLAPHTAAVGNIYTRLQDLERLTADNPEQAARVPAIKEHARTKIRELEETIVVRRTKGFEAARAAVETDRGKNAMDSVRAQVEAMEQTEREVRKERLAAAGSAYTVTVVSGVLSGVLGVALSGVVGYLVRRSVRAGRRQEWLLAGQTGLSQALVGDRALDVLGERALAFLAEYLGAHAGAFFAKDGGTFRRVATYGVPAGGAPDRIGPDDGLAGQAIKAGRSFLLRDLPAGYLTVGSALGRGTPEHLAVVPLTEDGAVNAVIELGFVRAPRGDAAELLDRVAEDVGLAVRSANYRAHLKDLLEETQRQSEELQAQTEELRVSNEELDEQGRALRETQTRLEQQQTELEQTNVQLEEQTQLMEAQRDEATRAKSELQVQARELERASRYKSDFLANMSHELRTPLNSSLILAKLLADNRDGNLTAEQVRYAETIRAAGNDLLALINDILDLSKIEAGHMEVRPGPVPLASLAEDLTRVFQPIADEKKLGFAVRLAPGCPEGIETDRQRLEQVLKNLLSNALKFTESGEVALEASAAPGDRIAFAVRDTGIGIAEHQQQMVFEAFRQADGTTNRKHGGTGLGLSIARELARLLGGDIHLASEPGRGSTFTVTIPTTYNPAHVRPRAEAPAAPPAPAPRLTVPPYTPAAVAGQPPAPAAPARVPAARRVEDDREKLSGDRRVILIVEDDAPFARIVVDLAHELGFQCLVAATAEEGLAVAVQYRPSAVVLDVGLPDNSGLSVLDRLKRDARTRHVPVHVVSAGDYAQTALALGAVGYMLKPVQREQLAGALQQLETRLERRLRRVLIVEDDPVQRDSLCRLLGTADVETVAVGTAAECLERLKTATFDCMVLDLSLPDASGYALLETLSAEDAYSFPPVIVYTGRSLSADEEQKLRKYSKSIIIKGAKSPERLLDEVTLFLHQVVSELPSEQQRMLEQARNRDAALEGRRILVVEDDVRNVFALTSILEPRGAIVQIARNGLEALRALDGSAGHPDRSIDLVLMDVMMPEMDGLTATRELRKKPAWKKLPVIMLTAKAMKDDQEQCLAAGANDYMAKPLDVEKLLSLVRVWMPR, encoded by the coding sequence ATGCCCAACAGCGCCGCAAACGGTCGGCCGGAGCGGTTCGGGGGCGATGTCGGGCTGTCCGCCGGACTCGGCACCGTAGTGCTCTTCTTCGTGATCAGCGGGGCGATCTCCTACCTCAACACGCGCACGCTCAGCCGCGGCATGGAACGGGTGGCCCGCACGCACGACACCATCACGACCCTTGAGGACGTGATGTCGCTGCTGAAGGACGCCGAAACCGGGCAGCGCGGATTCGTTCTCACCGGCGACGAGCGGTACCTGGCGCCGCACACCGCGGCGGTCGGCAACATCTACACGCGGCTGCAAGACCTCGAGCGGCTCACCGCCGACAACCCGGAACAGGCGGCCCGCGTCCCCGCGATCAAGGAGCACGCGCGCACCAAAATTCGGGAACTCGAAGAGACCATCGTCGTGCGCCGCACCAAAGGGTTCGAGGCCGCCCGCGCGGCTGTCGAGACCGACCGCGGGAAGAACGCGATGGACAGCGTCCGGGCACAGGTCGAAGCAATGGAGCAGACCGAGCGCGAGGTGCGCAAGGAGCGGCTCGCGGCGGCCGGGTCCGCGTACACCGTCACCGTCGTCAGCGGGGTGCTGAGCGGGGTCCTCGGTGTGGCGCTGTCCGGCGTCGTCGGGTATCTGGTGCGGCGGTCGGTGCGGGCCGGGCGCCGGCAGGAGTGGCTGCTCGCGGGCCAGACCGGGCTGTCGCAGGCGCTGGTCGGCGACCGGGCGCTCGACGTCCTCGGCGAGCGGGCGCTGGCGTTCCTCGCGGAATACCTGGGCGCGCACGCCGGGGCGTTCTTCGCGAAGGACGGCGGCACGTTCCGCCGCGTCGCGACCTACGGGGTCCCGGCGGGCGGCGCGCCGGACCGGATCGGCCCCGACGACGGGCTGGCCGGGCAGGCGATCAAGGCCGGCCGGTCGTTCCTGCTGCGCGACCTCCCGGCGGGCTACCTGACGGTCGGCTCGGCGCTCGGGCGCGGCACCCCCGAGCACCTCGCCGTGGTCCCGCTGACGGAAGACGGCGCGGTCAACGCGGTGATCGAGCTGGGGTTCGTCCGCGCGCCGCGGGGCGATGCCGCCGAACTGCTCGACCGCGTCGCCGAGGACGTGGGGCTGGCAGTCCGGTCCGCGAACTACCGCGCCCACCTGAAGGACCTGTTGGAGGAGACGCAGCGCCAGAGCGAGGAGCTGCAGGCCCAGACCGAGGAGCTGCGCGTCTCGAACGAGGAGCTGGACGAGCAGGGCCGCGCGCTGCGCGAGACGCAGACCCGGCTCGAGCAGCAGCAGACCGAGTTGGAGCAAACGAACGTCCAACTGGAGGAGCAGACGCAACTGATGGAGGCGCAGCGCGACGAGGCGACCCGGGCCAAGAGCGAGCTGCAGGTCCAGGCCCGCGAGCTGGAGCGGGCCAGCCGGTACAAGTCCGACTTCCTGGCCAACATGTCGCACGAGTTGCGGACCCCGCTGAACTCGTCGCTGATCCTCGCGAAGCTGCTGGCCGACAACCGCGACGGGAACCTGACCGCCGAGCAGGTGCGGTACGCGGAGACCATCCGGGCCGCCGGCAACGACCTGCTGGCGCTCATCAACGACATCCTGGACCTGTCCAAAATCGAGGCCGGGCACATGGAGGTGCGGCCCGGCCCGGTGCCGCTCGCGAGCCTCGCCGAGGACCTCACCCGGGTGTTCCAGCCGATCGCGGACGAGAAGAAGCTCGGGTTCGCCGTCCGGCTCGCCCCGGGGTGCCCGGAGGGGATCGAGACGGACCGGCAGCGGCTCGAACAGGTGCTCAAGAACCTGCTGTCGAACGCGCTCAAGTTCACCGAGTCCGGGGAGGTGGCGCTGGAGGCCAGCGCGGCCCCCGGGGACCGGATCGCGTTCGCGGTGCGCGACACCGGGATCGGGATCGCGGAGCACCAGCAGCAGATGGTGTTCGAGGCGTTCCGTCAGGCGGACGGGACCACCAACCGCAAGCACGGGGGCACCGGCCTGGGGCTGTCGATCGCCCGCGAACTGGCCCGGCTGCTGGGCGGCGACATCCACCTGGCGAGCGAGCCCGGGCGCGGCAGCACGTTCACCGTGACCATCCCGACAACGTACAACCCGGCCCACGTGCGGCCCCGCGCCGAAGCGCCCGCCGCCCCGCCCGCACCCGCGCCGAGGCTCACGGTTCCGCCCTACACGCCGGCGGCGGTCGCGGGCCAGCCCCCGGCCCCGGCGGCGCCCGCCCGCGTGCCCGCCGCGCGGCGGGTCGAGGACGACCGCGAGAAGCTGTCCGGCGACCGCAGGGTAATCCTCATCGTGGAAGACGACGCGCCGTTCGCGCGGATCGTGGTGGACCTCGCGCACGAACTCGGGTTCCAGTGCCTCGTCGCCGCCACCGCCGAGGAGGGGCTCGCGGTCGCCGTCCAGTACCGCCCCAGCGCGGTGGTGCTGGACGTGGGGCTGCCCGACAACTCCGGGCTGTCGGTGCTGGACCGGCTGAAGCGCGACGCGCGCACCCGGCACGTCCCGGTCCACGTCGTCTCCGCGGGGGACTACGCGCAAACCGCCCTGGCGCTGGGCGCGGTCGGGTACATGCTCAAGCCGGTGCAGCGGGAGCAGCTCGCGGGCGCGCTCCAGCAACTGGAAACGCGGCTCGAGCGCCGGCTCCGCCGCGTGCTCATCGTGGAAGACGACCCGGTCCAGCGCGACAGCCTGTGCCGGCTGCTCGGCACCGCCGACGTGGAAACCGTCGCCGTCGGCACCGCGGCCGAGTGTCTGGAGCGGCTCAAGACCGCCACGTTCGACTGCATGGTGCTGGACCTGTCGCTCCCGGACGCGTCCGGGTACGCCCTGCTGGAGACCCTCAGCGCGGAAGACGCCTACTCGTTCCCGCCGGTCATCGTGTACACGGGCCGGAGCCTGTCCGCCGACGAGGAGCAGAAGCTCCGCAAGTACTCGAAGTCGATCATCATCAAGGGCGCGAAATCCCCCGAGCGGCTGCTGGACGAGGTGACCCTGTTCCTGCACCAGGTGGTGTCGGAGCTGCCCTCCGAGCAGCAGCGGATGCTGGAACAGGCCCGGAACCGCGACGCCGCCCTGGAGGGCCGGCGCATCCTGGTGGTGGAAGACGACGTGCGGAACGTGTTCGCCCTCACGAGCATCCTGGAGCCCCGGGGCGCGATCGTGCAGATCGCGCGGAACGGCCTGGAAGCGCTCCGGGCGCTCGACGGCTCTGCCGGCCACCCGGACCGGTCCATCGACCTGGTGCTGATGGACGTGATGATGCCCGAGATGGACGGCCTCACCGCGACCCGCGAGCTGCGCAAAAAGCCCGCGTGGAAGAAGTTGCCCGTCATCATGCTCACCGCGAAGGCGATGAAAGACGACCAGGAGCAGTGCCTGGCGGCCGGGGCGAACGACTACATGGCCAAGCCGCTCGACGTGGAGAAGTTGCTCTCGCTGGTCCGCGTGTGGATGCCGCGGTGA